The Delphinus delphis chromosome 2, mDelDel1.2, whole genome shotgun sequence genome contains a region encoding:
- the LRRC74A gene encoding leucine-rich repeat-containing protein 74A — protein MDNGDPLEPEPKDESDTVLARQSSDETLYCEAEAPMAVEKEKPARESSETDLEIEDTEKFFTTRQKELYLEACRLVGVVPVSYFIRNMEESYVNLNHRGLGPRGTKAIAIALVSNTSVLTLELADNSITEEGILSLVEMLQENYYLQEMNISDNDLGLEGARILCEFLQNNTSSLFSLQLSGNNFKEEAAELFCQALSTNYRIKSLDLSHNQFSDKAGEYLGQMLALNVGLQSLDLSWNHLYIQGVVALCSGLRANVSLKKLDLSMNSFGNEGAAALGEVLRLNNSLAYLDLSSNNINNEGLSKISKGLELNESLKVLKLYLNPLSMDGAVLLILSIKRNPKSKMEDIDISNVLVSEQFVKILDGVCAIHPQLDVMYKAVQGLSNKKNLFMWTNPVKLIQSYADQHKISVLDFFRSLNPRGGTTMPVGEFRKAMIQQNKVPINRYQVRELIKKLGEKTDMVDFRSDTIIRQAPRHPQGGSGLHTTPGPPTLCLCPGPPRLPSLKYGLLFLGMLVRLLPKPYRQRQRKPMPIPVLTPNLTTFSTLPR, from the exons ATACGGAGAAATTTTTCACCACCAGACAAAAGGAGCTGTACCTGGAGGCCTGCAGACTTGTGGGCGTAGTGCCCGTCTCCTACTTCATCCGGAACATGGAGGAGTCCTATGTGAACCTCAACCACCGTGGTCTGGGCCCCAGGGGTACCAAGGCTATTGCTATAGCCCTGGTG TCCAACACGTCTGTTCTCACGCTGGAGCTGGCAGACAATAGTATCACGGAGGAGGGCATCTTGAGCCTGGTGGAGATGCTACAGGAGAACTACTACCTGCAGGAGATG AATATTTCCGACAATGATCTTGGTTTGGAGGGGGCCAGAATCCTCTGTGAGTTCCTCCAGAATAACACCTCTTCGCTCTTTAGTCTTCAGCTTTCAG GAAATAACTTCAAGGAAGAAGCCGCAGAGCTGTTTTGCCAAGCCCTATCG ACCAATTACAGAATTAAGTCGCTGGATCTCAGTCACAACCAGTTCTCTGATAAGGCAGGAGAGTACCTGGGGCAGATGCTGG cCCTCAACGTGGGGCTCCAGTCGCTGGACCTGAGCTGGAACCACCTCTACATCCAGGGAGTGGTGGCCTTGTGCAGCGGTCTCCGG GCTAACGTGTCCCTGAAGAAACTGGATCTCTCCATGAACAGCTTTGGGAACGAGGGGGCTGCAGCCTTAGGGGAGGTCCTCAGACTCAACAACTCCCTGGCCTACCTAGACCTCAGCAGCAACAACATCAACAATGAAGGGCTGTCCAAAATCAGCAAAGGATTGGAGTTGAATGAAAGCCTCAAAGTTCTGAAG CTTTACCTGAACCCTCTAAgtatggatggggctgtgttacTTATCCTGTCCATCAAGAGGAACCCCAAATCCAAGATGGAGGACATTGACATTTCC AATGTGCTGGTGTCAGAGCAGTTTGTGAAAATATTGGATGGGGTGTGTGCCATCCACCCCCAGCTGGACGTGATGTACAAAGCAGTGCAAGGCCTCTCTAACAAGAAAAACCTCTTCATGTGGACGAACCCTGTGAAACTGATCCAG AGCTATGCAGACCAGCACAAAATCTCAGTCCTGGACTTCTTCAGGAGCTTGAACCCTCGTGGAGGGACGACAATGCCTGTGGGCGAGTTCCGGAAAGCTATGATACAG CAGAACAAGGTCCCCATAAACCGGTACCAAGTCAGGGAGCTGATAAAGAAGCTGGGTGAGAAGACAGATATGGTGGACTTCAG GAGTGACACCATCATCCGGCAAGCACCCCGACACCCGCAGGGTGGCTCAGGCTTGCACACCACCCCAGGCCCCCCTACTCTGTGCCTGTGTCCTGGACCTCCCCGCCTGCCCTCCCTGAAGTACGGCCTCCTGTTCCTTGGGATGCTG GTGCGTCTGCTACCAAAGCCCTACCGACAGCGGCAGCGTAAACCCATGCCCATCCCTGTGCTGACGCCGAACCTCACCACGTTCAGCACTCTGCCGAGATGA